From Primulina tabacum isolate GXHZ01 chromosome 2, ASM2559414v2, whole genome shotgun sequence, one genomic window encodes:
- the LOC142537091 gene encoding uncharacterized protein LOC142537091, with the protein MMGLFTYAVTGGAFILIGAWESIISASEVLVESSSSASSSQSSPSPLQGTTTKTTTFSSTITFFSISVLSILVIVNSLISLFDAIKFRDNTGFALQFEVITISLLFLLYSGLGILTNVGDSFRFPLVVLNLICAFAFGEEFFLFYSRSKDPSGIENRYYDLFLVPIAICVFSTIIELKNPDSNYPRLGRGIGLVLQGMWVLQMGFSFHTNLIANGCALHANSRGNYTIKCKGHPEYHRGRAIATLQFNCHLAFLVTLLVAVYSFICKKNGVSREFMQYKPLGDGGEMHMDGRSQFTLDSDDEDSNGEIIKEAKNVEMQKAIGANSESAVNDHQLHS; encoded by the coding sequence ATGATGGGGTTGTTCACCTATGCAGTGACCGGCGGCGCTTTCATACTTATCGGCGCGTGGGAGTCAATCATATCTGCCTCTGAAGTTCTCGTTGAGAGTTCTTCATCAGCGTCCTCATCCCAATCGTCGCCCTCTCCGCTGCAAGGTACCACTACGAAGACGACGACGTTTTCATCGACGATTACTTTCTTTTCGATCTCCGTTCTTTCTATCCTCGTTATAGTTAACTCTTTGATATCGTTGTTCGACGCTATTAAGTTTAGAGATAACACGGGTTTCGCCTTACAGTTCGAGGTAATCACAATTTCCTTGCTCTTCCTCCTCTACTCGGGTTTAGGCATTTTGACTAACGTTGGAGATTCGTTTAGATTTCCCTTAGTTGTACTCAATTTAATCTGTGCATTTGCTTTTGGAGAAGAATTCTTTCTTTTTTATAGCCGAAGTAAGGACCCGAGTGGGATTGAAAACCGGTACTACGATCTTTTTCTGGTGCCCATTGCGATATGCGTGTTTTCCACTATCATTGAATTGAAGAACCCTGATTCAAATTACCCACGATTAGGCCGTGGAATTGGGTTGGTTTTACAAGGAATGTGGGTTTTGCAAATGGGTTTTTCCTTTCACACGAATTTGATAGCTAACGGATGCGCATTGCACGCAAATAGTCGGGGAAATTATACTATCAAATGCAAAGGGCACCCCGAGTATCATCGTGGCCGTGCAATTGCGACGTTACAGTTTAACTGTCATCTGGCCTTTCTTGTGACTCTGCTTGTTGCTGTGTACTCCTTTATTTGTAAGAAGAATGGGGTTAGCCGTGAGTTTATGCAGTATAAGCCACTTGGAGATGGAGGGGAAATGCATATGGACGGTCGGTCTCAGTTCACTTTGGACTCGGATGATGAAGACAGCAACGGAGAGATTATTAAAGAGGCAAAGAACGTTGAAATGCAGAAGGCCATTGGGGCCAATTCAGAGTCAGCGGTTAACGATCATCAACTACATTCTTGA
- the LOC142537090 gene encoding LOW QUALITY PROTEIN: protein NRT1/ PTR FAMILY 5.8-like (The sequence of the model RefSeq protein was modified relative to this genomic sequence to represent the inferred CDS: inserted 2 bases in 1 codon), which produces MALSKPCILLIVETVIAGIERFAFKGVASNLVSYLTDVMEMSNSSAAKYVNSWVGFTWMLPLLVATLADSYWDRYATILASSVLYAAGLVALTSRTLTWPWIHSNKPGSVSSLSLSLYMISLGQGGYNPSLQAFGAEQNEDELPCSNNNDQTSDKKSLFFQWWYFGVCCGSLAGIAVMSCIQDTFGWGLGFSIPTLAMMISILLFLCGNRFYMHKHSRIMDGKFEDIVVGAKALFSKMIRYGRCLPSKEYTLVELELQDKELCNGDSDQEIQGFMEKPDGNMKLLEVVKIVLRLLPVWLMLLMFAVIFQQPATFFTKQGMSMKRNIGTEFKIPPAALQSAITVAIILLMPLYDTCFIPLVRTLTGNEKGVTIFQRMGIGMLLSVVAMVVAATTEKRRLXKASKNREIESKEVQFTIFWLLPQYILLGISDIFTVVGMQEFFYCEVPARMRTVGMALNTSVFGVGSFLSALIISVIEHLTTSGDGKNSWFSDDMDEARLDYYYWFLALSSAISLLSFVIFCKFFR; this is translated from the exons ATGGCACTCAGCAAACCATGCATACTCCTCATAG TTGAAACAGTGATAGCTGGAATAGAGAGATTTGCCTTCAAGGGGGTGGCTTCAAATTTGGTGTCCTATCTGACGGATGTTATGGAGATGAGCAATTCGTCGGCCGCAAAATATGTGAATAGTTGGGTCGGATTTACGTGGATGCTGCCGCTCTTGGTGGCGACACTGGCCGATTCCTACTGGGACAGATACGCCACCATTTTAGCTTCTTCGGTTCTCTATGCCGCG GGACTTGTAGCATTAACATCAAGAACATTAACATGGCCTTGGATTCATTCAAACAAACCCGGCTCAGTTTCATCCCTATCCTTGTCTCTTTATATGATTTCACTTGGACAAGGAGGTTATAACCCTTCCCTGCAAGCTTTCGGAGCAGAACAAAATGAAGATGAGTTACCTTGTTCTAATAACAATGATCAGACTTCAGACAAGAAGAGTTTGTTTTTTCAATGGTGGTATTTTGGAGTTTGCTGTGGCAGCCTAGCAGGCATCGCGGTTATGTCTTGCATCCAAGACACGTTTGGTTGGGGACTTGGATTCTCTATTCCTACTCTTGCTATGATGATTTCCATTCTCTTGTTTCTTTGCGGCAACCGGTTTTATATGCATAAGCACAGTAGGATCATGGATGGGAAGTTCGAAGACATTGTCGTCGGAGCTAAAGCTCTTTTCTCAAAGATGATCCGTTATGGGAGGTGTTTGCCTAGTAAAGAGTACACTTTGGTTGAGTTAGA ACTTCAAGATAAAGAACTCTGTAATGGAGACTCTGATCAAGAAATCCAGGGCTTTATGGAAAAACCAGATGGAAACATGAAATTACTTGAAGTTGTGAAGATAGTTCTGCGACTGCTGCCAGTTTGGTTAATGCTTCTAATGTTTGCGGTAATTTTCCAACAACCGGCCACGTTTTTCACTAAACAGGGCATGTCAATGAAGAGAAATATTGGAACCGAATTCAAGATTCCGCCAGCTGCCCTGCAGAGTGCAATAACCGTGGCTATAATACTTCTGATGCCCTTATATGACACGTGCTTCATCCCTCTAGTACGTACTTTGACAGGAAACGAAAAGGGCGTCACCATATTCCAGAGAATGGGAATCGGGATGTTATTGTCGGTTGTGGCAATGGTAGTTGCTGCTACAACTGAGAAGAGGAGACT GAAGGCCAGTAAAAACAGGGAAATAGAGTCTAAAGAGGTGCAATTTACCATCTTTTGGCTGCTTCCTCAGTATATATTGTTGGGGATATCTGACATATTCACTGTCGTTGGGATGCAAGAGTTTTTCTATTGTGAAGTTCCTGCAAGAATGAGAACTGTGGGTATGGCTCTGAATACAAGTGTTTTTGGGGTGGGAAGTTTCTTGAGCGCGCTTATTATATCTGTAATTGAGCATTTGACAACTTCTGGTGATGGGAAAAATAGCTGGTTTTCTGATGATATGGACGAAGCTCGGTTGGATTATTACTACTGGTTCTTGGCACTGTCGAGTGCTATAAGTTTACTAAGTTTTGttatattttgtaaatttttcagATAA